The Puntigrus tetrazona isolate hp1 chromosome 3, ASM1883169v1, whole genome shotgun sequence nucleotide sequence CCAGCACAAGGAATTTATCAGAGGTGgagaaaattctaaataaattctgttcacTTTCATTCATAAGTTGCATTCAGTgttaaattaatgatttaatattactGGTTTAAAAACTGTGATGAATCTGCTTTCAGTTTCGGGCTGTTTGTATCTTGTGCTGGAGCACTGTGAAGGTGGAGATCTCGCTCAGAAAATCCAAAAGAAAAGGACGGATATCATGACGTTTTCTGAGAATGAGGTATATTGTAGATTGTTGAAAAGTCTCAACTTTTTAACACGGGCAAAGATCGTAATCTTCAAGATCACTTACAGGATTACTGACTGGGTTTGGCAAGGCAGAGggttcaaaaacacatttgagaaAACAGGATTAACAGGATTCATAACTCCCAAAAGGTTCATGGAATTGATCAGGGAAGACAGACGTTTCGTACACATTAGAGAGAACACAGAAAGCAGAGTTGTCTCTATGGCAGTGATTGGATTAACAGGACAGACACGCTCTAAGACGGGTTCATTAGAGGTGACGGACGAGGATCCAGTATTGGGTGCATTAGCCACGGCTGATTGGGTTGACAgttcacaatataaaaaaaaatctaattgtatGACAGGGCTGAGCGTGCTAGGACTGCCCCTTTGGTTGGGTGAGAACAGGATATTGGTTCGTAATGGGCCTCAAAACTGcccaaacacaaaataaagcaatcCCCAAATCTATAGGACCTTTTAAAATCTTGAGATATACGTCAGAGAACAGCTAGCATAGCAATAAACAATGATGTTTCTCATAATATCCAGTGTCTTTTGAAAGTATTCATAACCCATATGTTGGTGACAGTTCTTTTGCTCTGGTATGCGCTTTCAGCTGCTAGACCTTATATAGACAAGCGTGtagcattttaaagttttttaaatatgaattacagATTCTGGGCTGGATTGTGAAGATCTGCATGGCTCTAAAGTACCTGCATGATCAACAGATTCTGCATAAACACCTGAAACCCAAGGTACAGATTTAACTCATCTATACATATCATCTGAgtttaataattcaattcaaccaaacaaacacatcattttTGTTAAGAAAACGTTTTCTTATGACAGAGTATATTCTTCACTACATTTGGAACCATCCGTCTTGGAGAGTTTGGAGTGGTCCATCAACggtattgtttgttcatttaatttaataactctTTAATGCATAACAAAATCTCATATGCACCTGTGCTTTATGACCTgtattctgtatttaattttaatttctttattttgatcagGTCCACTGAAGATCAAGTAGCAGAAAATACACCTTCTTCATATATCGCACCTGAGATTTTGAGCAGCCAACCTTATGATGaaaaaacgtaataaaatgCCTTGAAACTGCAATGCTGTCTACAGCTATAGAGTATACGTtcaaactgtatatttatactGTGCCATTAATAACTTTCACAGTGAAGTCTGGATGTTGGGGTGTGTCATCTATGAGCTGTGCATGCTGGAGAGTGCggtgatttttctttcatcagaCTGAATGTTCTAACATATTGCAGTGAATtcaatataatgcataaacttaaatagcatatttttggtgcatattttaaacaaaactgcaaTTTTCGCGAATGTATGAGGTTACAACTTGAAATGGCACATGTCCTGAtcttttacaaatttttttacaaatgtttgtttaaagggttagttgactaaaaaactaaaaattaggCTGTGTTCACTCGCTCTCCCAGGTGTATATGAGAGTTATGTCAAAAACAGTCTTGGCACTTCTAAGCTCTGTCATCGCAGTGGGTGGGTGTTCAAGttcatttgtaaagaaaaatgttgaagaAGTTCAATGTTAGCCAAAAGGATACTGGAGAGGAAATGTTCTTTCCTTTGCTCTTGAGACTAGATATGTGTTCAAGATACTATACTATCATACTATTTCCTGTATGTATGCTGTGCATAGTATGCAAATTTTCTGTATGCATAGAATACACAGATGACCTACTATATATCCTGGAATCTGCCAAATATAACTTAAGTAAACTGAAATCAGCACAAAAGATGTATAGGGAATGGCATTCTATCATTCCTACTATATTGGAATTGTTGTTCTGTTGCACTGGAAATAGAgcctgtatgtttttgtttgagcCTGtttttcaagtcaagtcaagtcaagtcaagtggctttttattgtcatttcaactacatatagctggtGCAgcacatagtgaaatgagacaacgtttctcctgGGCCTGGTGCTACATAAagtcacacacaacacaaaaaacTCACATACTAAGCTAAAACAGtccttagccacataaagtgcaaagtgtgcacaaaatacaaacaacaataaatatgaagtgcaaaaATGCTCATGGGAAAGGAAGTCCATtaaggtgtggttattgaggagtctgatggcttgtgggcaGAAACTATTCAGCAGTTTGATTGTGAGGGCCCGAATGCTCAGGTACCTCTTTtcagatggcaggagggtgaataatgtgtgtgaaagATGTGTGGCGTATTgtattgtgggctttgcggatgcagcgtgtggcGTAAATGTCcatgatagagggcagagagatgCCAAtaatcttttcagctgtcctcactatcctttggagggtcttgcgatccgatacagtgcaattcccaaaccaggccGATGAACAGCGTAGAATGGTCACTTTTTCCTcacttgaagtcaacaatctTGTCAacgttcagagatagattgttggctctacaccaagttgtgagctgctgcacctcatctctgtatgctgactcgttGTTATTGCTGATGAGATCCACCACGGTTGTGTCATCAGCGAACATGATTatgtgattggagctgtgcatcgctgcacagtcgtgagtcagcaaagtgaacagcagtggactgagcacacagccctgaggagctccagtgtccagtgtggtggtgctggagatgctgttcccgatctggactgactgaggtctgcctgtcagaaagtccaggattcagttacagagagaggtgttcaggcccagcaggctcaGCTTCTCTATAAACTGTTGAGGGATGATGGtattgaatgctgaactgaagtcaatgaacagcattcggacgTAGTTTCCTTTGGAGATGGCAAGATGAAGGGTTGTTGTGATAGCATCGTCTGTAGAGCGGTTTGGACGATacgcaaactgtagtgggtcaagtgaaggtggtagctgtgacttgatgtgcctcatgacaagcctctcaaagcatttcatcacaattggtgtGATGGGACCATAGTCATTCAGGCaggaaaccacagacttcttaggcaccgggacaatcgttgttgttttgaggcaccTCAGAATGACAGAGCtgatatcagtgaagacatcagctagctgctctgcacactcctttagtactctgcctggaatgttgtctggtccagcagacttctgtgggttaactctataaagtgttttactcacatcagctgtggtgaagcagagtaaCAGATCGTTAGTatgaggggtggacttcctcaccgtTGTCTTATTCTGtgctttaaaacatgcatagatGTCATTCAGAGCATCTGGTAGGAAGGcgtcaccatcacagacaggtgaagTTGTCTTGGAGTTGGTGATTGcttgaatgccctgccataAGCGTTGTGAGTCACTGCTGTTCTGGAAGTGGCCAtggattcttttagcataaaCGCGCTAAGTTTCTCTGATAGCTCGGGACAGTTTCGCCCTCACTGTTTTCAGGGCCACCCGGTCATTTGCTCTGAAGGTGAAGTCTCGCTCCTTCAGGAGAGCACGCATGTTAGCATTCATCCACGGCTTCTGGTTAGAATGTGCTGTGATGGTCTTGGAGACGgtcacatcatcaatgcacttcTCAATGTAGCCAGTCAGATCCAAGTCAATGCAATCGCCATTGGTTGCAGCCTCCCTAAATATTTCCCAGTCAGtacactcaaaacagtcctgaagagcagagatggatcctACTGGCCAGGTTTTAGAATGTTTCAGAACCAGTTTAGAGCgtctgatgagtggtctgtatgctggaatcaacataacagagatgtggtctgagtaGCCGAGGTGGGGGCGGGGCTCCGCACGATACGCGCCGGGAATGTTTGTATAAACAATTTATGGAACACATTTGCGTGATTGAAATCTCCAGTGATGATAAATAGTCCATCGGGGTGAGCATTCTGCAGCTCGCTAATAGCTCTGTATAGCTCGCTCAGAGCCTCCTTAGCATTAGCGCTGGGTGGAATGTAAACACTGATAGTGTAGACGGAAGTAATTCGGTTTTGACACCTGAGTAAGCTTAATTTTTTGTCCCCATTTAGTTCCCTGAAACATTCACAGTTGAAACTGTTACAAAGGTACTCACATCCTCTTATAAAGCTCTTCCTGAGACTTTCTCTGAGGATCTTCGCCAACTGGTAACAGACGTACTTCAGACCAATCCTGCAAATCGCCCATCTGTCAGTGAGATCTTGACCAGACCTTTTATCATTCTCTATCTCCGTGAAAAGGTGAGTTACCTTATAAAAATATTGACTTGTTCATACAAATTGCAAAAAATCTGATTTGAtgaaatttttctttttccagaacATGCAAACTATTAAGTCCCTTTATAGGACACTAGAGGAACTGAGAGCCCTGGCTGATGATTTGGAAAAAGTCCATTTCAAAACAACTGTAGGCAGCCTCACCGGAGGTGTCCTAGGACTGGCTGGAGGAATCACATCCATAGCTGGACTTATTCTCTCTCCATTCACTCTGGGAGCATCTCTGATAGTAACTGGTGTGGGAATCGGTGCGGCAGTGGCTGGAGGAGTAACAGCTGGCGCCAGCAATATAACAAACATGGTTAACCAGAAAACCAATCGACAAAAGATCAAAACGCTCATAAAAGAGTTCCAAGAAAAATTCAGTTCCACAGTTTGCTGCATCCAAAACATCCAGACAGCCGTGGAAACTTTGCAGCAGTGGTCCACAAGTGATGACTCGTTTTCCAATGCAAGCCCTGGTGCAAATGCTGGAGCTCGACTCGGGCGAGGACTGGGAGGAATCCGGAGATTCTCCGTCTAATT carries:
- the LOC122331645 gene encoding LOW QUALITY PROTEIN: serine/threonine-protein kinase PLK4-like (The sequence of the model RefSeq protein was modified relative to this genomic sequence to represent the inferred CDS: inserted 1 base in 1 codon) translates to MGNKLSALKEHGYSLVSEEENKVLVKNEGGEQFVIKKLNDNQEESMFLSRLDHPHIVQHKEFIRVSGCLYLVLEHCEGGDLAQKIQKKRTDIMTFSENEILGWIVKICMALKYLHDQQILHKHLKPKSIFFTTFGTIRLGEFGVVHQRSTEDQVAENTPSSYIAPEILSSQPYDEKTEVWMLGCVIYELCMLESAFPETFTVETVTKVLTSSYKALPETFSEDLRQLVTDVLQTNPANRPSVSEILTRPFIILYLREKNMQTIKSLYRTLEELRALADDLEKVHFKTTVGSLTGGVLGLAGGITSIAGLILSPFTLGASLIVTGVGIGAAVAGGVTAGASNITNMVNQKTNRQKIKTLIKEFQEKFSSTVCCIQNIQTAVETLQQWSTSDDSFSNASPGANAGARLGRGLGGXPEILRLIEVVNVGKVAAQAARAVRLAEAATGVLSALFVAVDVFFVFLDSREIHNIRQDYAQRENQRESESTSNQTAGSTDQGPNNSETTNLLPSDAQQAEELKSETMKFVTKIKEMTEELQKILDTLRDALQPN